The Niastella koreensis GR20-10 genome includes a window with the following:
- a CDS encoding carbohydrate-binding family 9-like protein produces MRLSAYISLITALCFFASANAQTYTVKRIPKNTLEITGRGDSKAWQKATLLTDFTFPWEPEKAPATSFSALWDGDWLYCLYQVSDDSIISPVIKNNKIDAGASDRVELFMTRDTTLLPYYYCLEMDATGRTLDYRASFYRKMDYAWSWPNKQFIIKTSVTTTGYTVEIAISVRSLNKLGLLQNQRLLAGLFRAERKTAQGGYNSFHWISWVKPTTPQPDFHTPSAFGVLVLE; encoded by the coding sequence ATGAGACTATCCGCCTACATATCACTGATAACAGCATTGTGTTTTTTCGCATCTGCAAACGCTCAAACATATACAGTTAAAAGAATACCCAAAAACACCCTGGAAATAACCGGCAGGGGTGATAGCAAGGCCTGGCAAAAAGCCACCCTGCTTACTGATTTCACTTTTCCCTGGGAACCGGAGAAAGCCCCCGCTACGTCGTTTTCTGCGCTTTGGGATGGGGACTGGTTATATTGTTTATACCAGGTAAGCGATGATTCCATTATTTCCCCCGTAATTAAAAATAACAAGATAGACGCCGGCGCCTCAGACCGGGTAGAGCTCTTTATGACCCGCGACACTACTTTATTGCCTTACTATTATTGCCTTGAAATGGACGCCACCGGCAGAACGCTCGATTACCGTGCCTCGTTTTACCGTAAAATGGATTATGCCTGGTCGTGGCCCAACAAGCAGTTTATTATTAAAACGTCGGTTACCACTACCGGATATACTGTTGAAATAGCCATCAGCGTACGATCGCTCAACAAGCTGGGGCTTTTACAAAACCAGCGGCTGCTGGCAGGTTTGTTCCGGGCAGAAAGAAAAACTGCACAGGGAGGGTATAACTCCTTTCACTGGATCAGCTGGGTAAAACCAACTACCCCGCAACCTGATTTTCATACACCTTCGGCGTTTGGGGTGTTGGTGTTGGAATAA
- a CDS encoding c-type cytochrome, with protein sequence MPVVMLWRLWPYPMLCICVLLVCCQSAKRAPLPAGDPGNGGLFLPGNFEAVVVADSLGRSRHLTVNSNGDIYVKLTYNDIMHGSGGTVGLRDADNDGRADIISYFGNYKDEGGLPAGIAVHDGYLYTSTVKYIFRNKLIAGQLFPDPKTDTILIDDDYDLRKHWHTAKPFAFDRHNHMYVPFGAPTDAAQDINTVGPAGIPGGRGLDPAPDLKTHAGIWRFDAGKLKQTQKDGYHYATGIRSVLAIDWNPMDDCLYVAMNGMDNFHTRYPHTYSAWQAAVLPSEPLLKVTEHSNFGWPYAYYDHMQKKNMLQPGYGGDGKTIGRASQFDVPVMGFPGHWAPMDLLFYTGDQFPERYKKGVFIAFHGSTDRSPYPQAGYIVCFVPFENGKPTGDWEVFADGFTGVDTVFNTSDAVYRPMGLAEGPDGSLYISESNKGKIWRVMYKGNKTAFGPAQLAAMEQRKSRTYIKTPDEVKDNHGLGGEMNGLILYNSYCASCHQRDGKGDNNRYPPLAGSDWIAGNNDQLIKIILNGMQGKIRVNGKTYNGVMPAHGSFLDDHAIASIATYINKRFYKEKDLVASAEVTKLRSSTTSAATMVRAKTPGP encoded by the coding sequence ATGCCTGTAGTGATGCTTTGGCGGCTTTGGCCATACCCGATGTTGTGTATATGCGTTTTGCTGGTTTGCTGTCAATCGGCTAAGCGGGCGCCGCTGCCTGCTGGCGACCCGGGCAATGGCGGGTTGTTTTTACCGGGCAACTTTGAGGCCGTGGTGGTGGCCGACAGCCTGGGGCGATCCCGGCACCTGACCGTAAACTCCAACGGTGACATCTACGTTAAATTAACCTATAACGACATTATGCATGGCAGCGGGGGAACGGTAGGCCTGCGGGATGCCGACAACGATGGCAGGGCCGACATCATTTCCTATTTTGGCAACTATAAAGATGAGGGCGGGTTACCCGCCGGCATTGCCGTACATGATGGTTATTTATATACTTCCACCGTTAAATATATTTTCAGAAATAAACTAATAGCCGGTCAGTTGTTCCCCGACCCCAAAACCGATACTATTTTAATTGATGATGACTACGACCTGCGAAAACACTGGCATACCGCCAAACCTTTTGCGTTCGACCGGCATAACCATATGTATGTACCCTTTGGAGCGCCCACCGATGCGGCACAGGACATCAACACGGTTGGTCCCGCCGGGATCCCCGGTGGCAGGGGACTGGATCCCGCTCCCGATTTGAAAACACATGCGGGCATCTGGCGTTTCGATGCAGGTAAATTAAAACAAACCCAAAAAGACGGGTATCATTATGCCACCGGTATCAGAAGCGTGCTGGCAATAGACTGGAACCCTATGGACGATTGCCTGTATGTAGCCATGAACGGCATGGATAATTTCCACACCCGCTATCCCCATACCTATTCCGCCTGGCAGGCAGCTGTGCTTCCATCGGAGCCATTATTAAAAGTAACGGAGCATTCCAATTTCGGATGGCCTTATGCGTATTACGACCATATGCAGAAAAAAAATATGCTGCAACCCGGTTATGGGGGCGATGGCAAAACCATTGGCCGGGCCAGCCAGTTTGATGTACCTGTTATGGGTTTCCCCGGTCACTGGGCGCCCATGGACCTGCTTTTTTATACCGGCGACCAGTTCCCGGAGCGGTATAAGAAAGGCGTCTTTATTGCTTTTCATGGTTCTACCGATCGTTCACCCTATCCGCAGGCCGGGTATATTGTTTGTTTTGTTCCTTTTGAAAATGGCAAACCCACCGGTGATTGGGAAGTTTTTGCCGATGGTTTTACCGGCGTTGATACGGTCTTCAATACCAGCGATGCCGTTTACCGGCCCATGGGCCTGGCCGAAGGCCCCGATGGATCGCTGTATATTTCCGAATCAAATAAAGGAAAGATCTGGCGCGTGATGTATAAAGGCAATAAAACAGCCTTTGGGCCAGCCCAGCTCGCGGCCATGGAACAACGCAAATCGCGCACCTATATTAAAACGCCCGATGAAGTGAAAGATAACCATGGACTGGGTGGCGAAATGAACGGCCTGATCTTATACAACAGTTATTGCGCCAGCTGTCACCAGCGCGATGGAAAGGGTGACAACAACCGCTATCCACCGCTGGCCGGTTCCGACTGGATAGCAGGCAATAATGATCAATTGATAAAAATAATCTTAAACGGCATGCAGGGCAAAATAAGGGTGAATGGAAAAACCTATAATGGGGTTATGCCGGCCCATGGCAGTTTTCTCGATGACCATGCCATTGCCTCCATTGCCACTTATATCAATAAACGGTTTTATAAAGAAAAAGACCTTGTTGCCTCGGCAGAAGTTACTAAATTGAGAAGCTCCACCACCAGTGCGGCCACCATGGTCAGGGCTAAAACCCCCGGCCCCTAA
- a CDS encoding WG repeat-containing protein, translated as MESEYFQFYEGNKMGIKTPDGEIIIPAIYDFVAFSSDGLFTIKEGDYTAYFDTAGNQVLPFSNKYEAYGNFTGGLARVRRQEKWGFINMLGVEVIPPQFEYADEFSDGRAIVRNEKDLHGAIDEQGALVIGYQFPVLTSFEKGYAKFGDLKTWGLIDKAGTVVVPQIYISIGRVYRNTVTVQVQEGEEYREGELTIGGTVKWNNNLDHLNEANQRKKQFMAAGEQLITKLYATGCPCGHERFRDFIQWNNPIGFVDQEMLFSVFKKHLQDLGNDQFQCAHCGTIYQQKWEQYSAFLWVLNVTITKAGNFVSKGVPVSPVIPMALGFYGYGIEKYSPGYVQKDIDTVIGYLKG; from the coding sequence ATGGAATCAGAATATTTTCAATTCTACGAAGGCAATAAAATGGGAATCAAGACCCCGGACGGGGAAATTATTATTCCTGCCATTTACGATTTTGTAGCCTTTTCGTCGGATGGTTTGTTTACCATAAAAGAAGGAGATTATACTGCCTACTTTGATACAGCAGGTAACCAGGTGTTGCCTTTTAGCAATAAATATGAGGCGTATGGCAATTTTACCGGGGGACTGGCACGGGTGCGGCGCCAGGAGAAATGGGGGTTCATCAATATGCTGGGGGTAGAAGTTATTCCGCCGCAATTTGAGTATGCTGATGAGTTTTCAGATGGCCGGGCCATTGTGCGGAATGAAAAAGACCTGCATGGCGCCATCGATGAACAGGGGGCCCTGGTGATCGGTTACCAGTTTCCGGTGCTGACCAGTTTTGAAAAAGGCTATGCCAAATTCGGCGATCTGAAAACCTGGGGACTGATTGACAAGGCCGGTACTGTCGTTGTTCCGCAGATCTATATTTCCATTGGCCGGGTATACCGCAATACCGTCACCGTACAGGTGCAGGAGGGAGAAGAATACCGCGAAGGCGAACTGACCATTGGCGGAACTGTGAAATGGAACAATAACCTGGACCACTTGAATGAAGCCAACCAGCGAAAGAAACAGTTTATGGCTGCCGGCGAACAATTGATTACCAAACTGTATGCAACAGGGTGTCCCTGCGGGCATGAACGGTTCCGGGACTTTATTCAGTGGAATAACCCCATTGGCTTTGTTGACCAGGAAATGCTGTTTTCTGTATTTAAGAAACATTTGCAGGATCTGGGGAACGACCAGTTCCAGTGTGCGCATTGCGGCACCATCTATCAGCAGAAGTGGGAACAATACAGCGCTTTTTTATGGGTGTTGAATGTAACCATTACAAAGGCTGGCAACTTCGTTAGCAAAGGAGTGCCGGTGTCACCAGTTATTCCAATGGCGCTTGGCTTTTATGGTTATGGAATAGAAAAGTACAGCCCCGGATATGTACAGAAAGACATCGATACCGTTATCGGTTATTTAAAGGGGTAG
- a CDS encoding pyridoxal phosphate-dependent aminotransferase translates to MFYKRMPIEKESPEERGYDNILFNLAESSVTDLTFGELNIQLNELKLEYIPHRGNIQLRQMLATDAGGLHPDQVLLTNGACGALFIINTALLTPADHLIVVRPNYATNIEVPLTIGCSISYVDLQLEDGWRVNLQAIEAAITPATKLISITTPHNPTGMVMTEAELQALVMLAERKNIYLLVDETYRDTCFTTPYPVVAGISERVISVSSLSKAFGLPGLRIGWLITRNANLMEQFLAAKEMMYISNAALDEEVATQFYRQKEKFATVINQKAMENFQLLCAWLQQEPALEYVLPAGGVVCFPRLAQPDTIDIPRFYEILAQKYKTMVGAGHWFAMPDSYMRIGFGWLGGVAFAQGLHHVSEAIAASKR, encoded by the coding sequence ATGTTCTACAAAAGAATGCCTATTGAAAAGGAATCACCCGAAGAAAGGGGGTATGATAACATCCTGTTCAACCTGGCCGAAAGTTCTGTTACCGACCTCACCTTTGGCGAACTGAATATTCAGCTGAACGAGCTGAAGCTGGAATACATCCCCCACCGGGGCAACATACAGCTGCGGCAAATGCTGGCAACAGACGCTGGTGGTTTACACCCCGACCAGGTACTGCTTACAAACGGCGCCTGCGGCGCGTTGTTTATTATTAATACCGCCTTACTTACGCCGGCAGATCATTTAATAGTAGTGCGCCCCAATTATGCTACCAATATTGAAGTGCCGCTCACGATAGGTTGCAGCATCAGTTATGTTGATCTGCAACTGGAAGATGGCTGGCGTGTAAACCTGCAGGCTATTGAAGCCGCCATAACCCCGGCCACCAAACTCATCAGCATCACAACGCCGCATAACCCAACCGGTATGGTAATGACGGAGGCCGAATTGCAGGCGTTGGTAATGCTGGCAGAAAGGAAAAATATCTACCTGCTGGTTGATGAAACCTATCGCGACACCTGTTTTACCACGCCCTACCCGGTAGTGGCCGGTATTAGCGAACGGGTCATCAGCGTATCCTCTTTATCAAAAGCGTTTGGGTTACCCGGGTTAAGAATTGGCTGGCTTATAACCCGCAATGCCAACCTGATGGAGCAGTTTCTGGCAGCAAAAGAAATGATGTATATAAGTAATGCCGCACTGGATGAAGAAGTGGCCACACAGTTTTACCGGCAAAAGGAAAAGTTTGCAACGGTGATTAACCAAAAGGCCATGGAAAACTTTCAGTTGCTGTGCGCCTGGTTGCAACAGGAACCTGCCCTTGAGTATGTATTGCCAGCGGGTGGTGTTGTGTGTTTTCCCCGGCTGGCTCAGCCCGATACAATTGATATCCCCCGTTTTTATGAAATCCTTGCACAAAAATACAAGACCATGGTAGGCGCCGGTCATTGGTTTGCCATGCCCGATAGCTATATGCGCATAGGCTTTGGCTGGTTGGGTGGTGTTGCATTTGCACAGGGGCTGCACCATGTTAGTGAGGCTATTGCAGCCAGTAAGCGGTAG
- a CDS encoding L,D-transpeptidase family protein — MQKSIVLFALSLLCIWGCRDSGSKSGDNRKKDSISKVVQDAARDIAGNFSEQSSMRFSANRLASFFARYDSLRSFQKDINTFYTGRNYSFAWFTDSGLTEQASHLYVRLENLPEEGLSVSLPYKRTLDTLINAGNTQTLEQKSETELLLTGLYFFFAQKVWGGLEESATQKVDWLMPRKKLSYSAFLDSVLKQGNTGTVKEPVYRQYNLLKEYLKKYKALPADNITVSLPGNKPIRPGDNSPEIIKLRKKLFLLGDLNNASDTTSPTYDSTLLKAVKRFQRRHGMTEDGIAGGGMVRELNIPVPQLIEKIMVNMERNRWLPTDVRGRYLAVNIPEFVLHAYYDDSLLWNMNVVVGKDVNKTVIFAGTISQVVFSPYWNVPPSILKKEILPGIQKNPNYLEKNHMEWNGPDVRQKPGPWNSLGQVKFLFPNSHSIYLHDTPSKGLFQESKRAFSHGCIRVANPKFLATYMLRDDSTWTADRIAKAMASGKEQFVGVKNPMPVFITYFTAWVDRQGDLNFREDIYKRDAQLSGLLLKR, encoded by the coding sequence ATGCAAAAATCTATTGTTCTCTTTGCCCTTAGCCTGTTGTGTATTTGGGGATGCAGGGATTCCGGTTCCAAATCAGGAGATAACCGTAAAAAGGATTCCATCAGTAAAGTGGTACAGGATGCCGCCCGGGACATTGCCGGTAACTTCAGCGAGCAAAGCTCCATGCGCTTTTCTGCCAACCGCCTCGCTTCATTTTTTGCCAGGTACGATTCCCTGCGCAGCTTTCAGAAAGACATCAATACATTTTATACCGGCCGCAATTATTCCTTTGCCTGGTTTACCGACAGTGGATTGACCGAACAGGCCAGCCACCTGTATGTGCGTTTGGAAAACCTGCCCGAAGAAGGATTGAGCGTGTCACTGCCTTATAAGCGCACCCTCGATACCCTTATAAACGCTGGTAACACCCAAACCCTTGAACAAAAAAGCGAGACTGAACTGCTTTTAACCGGCCTTTACTTTTTCTTTGCCCAAAAAGTGTGGGGTGGCCTGGAAGAAAGCGCTACCCAAAAGGTAGACTGGCTGATGCCCCGCAAAAAATTATCGTACAGCGCCTTTCTTGACTCGGTACTGAAGCAGGGTAACACCGGCACCGTTAAAGAACCGGTTTACCGCCAATACAACCTGTTAAAAGAATACCTCAAAAAATATAAAGCCCTGCCGGCAGATAATATTACTGTTAGCCTGCCCGGGAACAAACCCATTCGCCCCGGCGATAATTCGCCAGAGATCATTAAGCTGCGCAAAAAGCTTTTCCTCCTCGGCGATTTAAACAATGCCAGCGACACCACTTCCCCCACTTACGACTCCACCCTGTTGAAAGCCGTTAAACGCTTTCAGAGACGACATGGGATGACGGAGGATGGCATTGCCGGTGGGGGTATGGTTAGGGAACTGAATATACCTGTGCCACAGCTGATTGAAAAAATAATGGTGAACATGGAGCGCAACCGCTGGTTACCTACCGATGTTCGTGGCCGGTACCTGGCTGTAAACATTCCCGAGTTTGTGCTGCATGCCTATTATGATGATTCCCTCCTGTGGAATATGAACGTAGTAGTGGGTAAGGATGTAAACAAAACGGTGATCTTTGCCGGCACCATCAGCCAGGTGGTGTTCAGTCCTTACTGGAATGTGCCGCCCAGTATTTTGAAAAAAGAAATCCTGCCCGGTATTCAAAAGAACCCCAACTACCTGGAAAAAAATCACATGGAATGGAATGGCCCCGATGTTCGCCAAAAGCCCGGTCCCTGGAACTCGCTGGGTCAGGTGAAGTTTTTGTTCCCCAACAGCCATAGCATTTACCTGCACGATACGCCTTCCAAAGGTCTTTTCCAGGAGAGCAAACGCGCCTTCAGTCATGGCTGTATCCGCGTAGCCAATCCAAAGTTCCTGGCCACCTATATGTTGCGTGATGATTCAACCTGGACGGCAGACCGGATCGCCAAAGCAATGGCCAGCGGTAAGGAACAATTTGTTGGAGTTAAAAACCCCATGCCGGTTTTTATAACTTATTTCACCGCCTGGGTTGACAGGCAGGGCGACCTGAACTTCAGGGAAGATATTTACAAAAGAGACGCCCAGCTTTCAGGCCTGCTATTGAAGCGTTAA
- a CDS encoding GlxA family transcriptional regulator: MKHVSILIPKGHTSLVNIEGTLQIFSEVNNLRTSMGKAPMFDIQMVGLSKETSQREGLFTIKPDCLYTDVAKTDLIIIPAIHGQFPKIVEANQALIPWVRHQFTNGAEVASLCIGSFFLAATGLLKGKQCATHWRFANEFRSLYPDVELVDDKIITDGDGIYTSGGAYSYLNLLVYMIEKYAGRDLAILIAKAFMIDIDRTLQSPFIIFQGQKSHEDETVKKAQEYIEKNFEEKITVDQIAGTFALGRRSLERRFKKATCNTVTEYIQRVKIEAAKKDLETGQKNVYEVMYDVGYSDVKAFRSIFKKITGLSPIEYRNKYNKELLVMD; the protein is encoded by the coding sequence ATGAAACATGTTTCTATCCTGATCCCCAAAGGGCATACCAGCCTGGTGAATATTGAAGGGACCCTCCAGATCTTTTCAGAGGTAAATAACCTGCGTACCAGCATGGGCAAGGCTCCTATGTTTGATATTCAAATGGTTGGGTTATCGAAGGAAACCAGTCAGCGCGAAGGCCTGTTCACTATCAAGCCCGATTGTTTATATACAGATGTTGCCAAAACCGACCTCATTATTATACCAGCCATTCATGGGCAGTTCCCTAAGATAGTAGAAGCCAACCAGGCGCTCATTCCCTGGGTCCGGCATCAATTTACCAATGGGGCCGAGGTAGCCAGTCTTTGTATTGGTTCCTTCTTTCTGGCAGCTACCGGTTTATTAAAGGGTAAACAGTGCGCCACACATTGGCGTTTCGCCAATGAATTCAGGTCTCTCTACCCCGATGTGGAACTTGTAGATGATAAGATCATTACCGATGGGGATGGCATTTATACCAGTGGCGGGGCATATTCTTATTTGAACCTGCTGGTATATATGATAGAAAAATACGCCGGCCGCGATCTGGCCATCCTTATAGCCAAGGCGTTTATGATAGATATCGATCGCACCCTGCAGTCGCCCTTCATCATTTTCCAGGGACAAAAATCCCATGAAGATGAAACCGTAAAGAAAGCCCAGGAGTATATTGAAAAGAACTTCGAGGAGAAAATAACGGTCGACCAGATAGCCGGTACCTTTGCACTGGGCCGCCGCAGCCTCGAGCGCCGCTTCAAAAAAGCCACCTGTAATACGGTAACGGAATACATTCAGCGGGTTAAAATAGAGGCGGCCAAGAAGGACCTGGAGACAGGGCAGAAGAACGTATACGAGGTTATGTATGATGTGGGCTATAGCGATGTAAAGGCTTTCCGAAGCATTTTTAAGAAGATCACGGGGTTGTCGCCCATAGAGTATCGCAATAAGTATAACAAGGAACTGCTTGTTATGGACTAG
- a CDS encoding VOC family protein has product MPALNPYLNFNNNTEDAFNFYKSVFGGEFAMVMRFKDIPAEYKGPAHEDNKIMHISLPIPGGGVLMGSDVPEQMGKVEPGNNIQLSLAPSSREEADKLFNGLSAGGKVTMPMSDAFWGAYFGMCEDKFGIRWMINFDANQR; this is encoded by the coding sequence ATGCCAGCATTGAATCCTTATTTGAATTTCAACAACAACACCGAAGACGCCTTCAACTTTTACAAATCGGTATTTGGTGGTGAATTTGCCATGGTTATGCGTTTCAAAGACATTCCTGCCGAATACAAAGGCCCAGCCCATGAAGACAATAAGATCATGCATATTTCTTTGCCTATCCCCGGCGGTGGCGTGTTAATGGGCAGCGATGTACCCGAACAAATGGGTAAAGTTGAACCCGGAAATAACATTCAACTGAGCCTGGCGCCATCCAGCAGGGAAGAAGCCGATAAATTATTCAATGGATTATCAGCAGGCGGTAAAGTAACCATGCCCATGTCTGATGCTTTTTGGGGTGCGTATTTTGGCATGTGTGAAGATAAGTTCGGCATTCGCTGGATGATCAATTTCGATGCTAATCAACGATAA
- a CDS encoding SWIB/MDM2 domain-containing protein — protein MAKTAKKVAKKAVKKVAKKAAPKKAAKKVAKKAAPKKKAAKKKSARKPNAAFMAPLNPSPVLAEVIGNKPLPRTEIVKKIWEYIKKNKLQDNKNKRMINADSKLKPLFGKDQISMFELAKVVNKHVK, from the coding sequence ATGGCAAAAACAGCTAAGAAAGTTGCTAAGAAAGCAGTTAAAAAAGTAGCTAAAAAAGCAGCTCCGAAAAAAGCAGCAAAGAAAGTTGCAAAGAAAGCCGCTCCTAAAAAGAAAGCAGCTAAAAAGAAATCTGCAAGAAAACCAAACGCTGCCTTCATGGCGCCGCTCAACCCCAGCCCGGTTTTAGCTGAAGTTATTGGTAACAAACCTTTACCAAGAACTGAGATCGTTAAGAAGATCTGGGAATATATCAAAAAGAACAAATTGCAAGACAACAAGAACAAAAGAATGATCAACGCCGACAGTAAACTGAAACCACTGTTTGGTAAAGATCAGATCTCTATGTTCGAACTGGCTAAAGTGGTTAACAAACACGTGAAGTAG
- a CDS encoding DinB family protein codes for MKTATDLLQDFEEATNGYLDIVSGLSQDEINTVPNPGSWTAAQVTEHLCKSDIGMLRALNGPVYPTNRPPDAGVDNLRTVFLDFSTKLQSPDFIIPEDTTYDKDILMEAFKAGREQIGNAIISLDLTASCQMPIFGEPTRLELIYFVIFHTQRHINQVKRISEKLVSV; via the coding sequence ATGAAAACAGCAACAGATCTCTTACAGGATTTTGAGGAAGCAACCAATGGGTATCTTGATATTGTTTCTGGCTTAAGCCAGGATGAAATAAATACGGTTCCGAACCCGGGCAGCTGGACGGCTGCCCAGGTTACGGAGCATCTTTGCAAGTCGGACATTGGCATGTTGCGTGCATTGAATGGCCCCGTGTATCCCACCAACCGCCCACCAGATGCAGGTGTAGATAACCTGCGCACCGTTTTTTTAGATTTCAGCACCAAACTGCAATCGCCCGATTTTATTATCCCGGAAGACACCACCTACGATAAAGACATTCTGATGGAAGCGTTTAAAGCTGGCCGGGAACAGATTGGTAACGCTATTATATCGCTCGACCTGACCGCCTCCTGTCAAATGCCCATCTTTGGTGAGCCTACCCGGTTGGAGCTGATCTATTTTGTGATCTTTCATACCCAGCGCCATATCAACCAGGTAAAACGGATCAGCGAAAAACTGGTAAGCGTGTAG
- a CDS encoding ArsR/SmtB family transcription factor has product MRRDVFQAIADPTRREILNMIAHQPLNVNAVAENFAVSRTAIYKHIKMLTECGLVVITQFGRERFCEARLERLTEVIDWAEQYRKTWTERLDSLENFLDTTESPRRKATRKK; this is encoded by the coding sequence ATGCGTAGAGACGTATTTCAGGCGATAGCCGACCCCACCCGGCGGGAGATCCTAAACATGATAGCGCACCAGCCGTTGAATGTAAATGCGGTGGCGGAGAACTTTGCAGTAAGCCGTACAGCCATCTATAAACACATTAAAATGCTTACCGAATGCGGCCTGGTAGTAATTACACAGTTTGGGCGTGAACGTTTCTGTGAAGCCCGCCTGGAGCGGCTTACAGAGGTTATTGACTGGGCAGAACAGTACCGGAAAACATGGACGGAACGGTTAGATAGCCTGGAGAATTTTCTGGATACCACGGAGAGCCCGAGGAGGAAGGCAACGAGGAAGAAGTAA